Proteins found in one Nitratiruptor sp. SB155-2 genomic segment:
- a CDS encoding transglycosylase SLT domain-containing protein: MKKLLFFLPCLLFSKEITLDYLVSKPRSIPKDYYIWRFLDQNVTALDAQKALEQASFVNRKIFFRYAKKIKNPHIERIAQCLAMDAKKLCKQESSCIAASISPYKFLQLPSDEQRELYKKLKKFPKIEKEYRFLLSKHPVALSMKEPRKYLWLFNRCGSRYRKEHFNFWLPKIFLQKLSLEKEFSTFIRLALTDDLKNIELSLLKLSPKYLNASDSFKVALIALKYHRNSFAIPYLQKALNMAYYQSHKDRAAYWLYRITKKRTYLDHLLNSWDLNIYTILTYETTHKLYRDFCTVKKFGTTCDINTSDPFVGLQVDKRLKEGNLTKLKKMFQCDNTDFIYANIIEKERHYKIHPFVMPYEDLLQNTDTNTKALLYALAKQESKFYPGSVSRSFALGPLQFMPFLAKATAKKLQIKNFDLDMMFDEKVAVPFALDHIRYLQRWLERNPLLIAYAYNGGYGYTKRKIFPLFRKYDAMLAMELVSYEETKEYGKKVLANYYVYRYLLHKPTTVLSALKKAALFVRNHQKR, from the coding sequence TTGAAAAAGCTTCTCTTTTTCTTGCCTTGTTTGCTTTTTTCCAAGGAGATCACACTAGACTATCTCGTTTCCAAGCCCCGATCCATTCCGAAAGATTACTATATCTGGCGCTTTCTTGATCAAAATGTAACTGCCTTGGATGCGCAAAAAGCTTTGGAGCAAGCCAGTTTTGTCAATAGAAAGATCTTTTTCCGGTATGCAAAAAAGATCAAGAATCCTCACATTGAACGAATTGCACAGTGTCTAGCCATGGATGCAAAAAAGCTTTGTAAACAAGAATCCTCCTGTATTGCAGCCTCTATCTCACCCTATAAATTTTTGCAACTACCCAGCGATGAACAAAGAGAGCTTTACAAAAAATTGAAAAAGTTTCCCAAAATAGAAAAAGAGTATCGATTTTTACTCTCAAAACACCCTGTAGCCCTTTCAATGAAAGAACCAAGAAAATATCTTTGGCTGTTCAATCGTTGCGGTTCACGCTACAGAAAAGAGCATTTCAATTTCTGGCTTCCAAAAATTTTTTTACAAAAGCTCTCCTTGGAAAAAGAATTTTCAACATTTATTCGTTTGGCTCTTACAGATGATCTTAAAAATATCGAACTCTCCCTATTAAAACTTTCCCCAAAATATCTCAACGCTTCTGACAGTTTCAAAGTAGCGCTCATCGCACTCAAATATCATCGGAACTCTTTTGCAATTCCTTACCTGCAAAAGGCTCTGAATATGGCCTACTATCAATCTCATAAGGATAGAGCGGCCTATTGGCTCTATAGGATCACAAAAAAAAGAACCTACCTGGATCATCTACTCAACTCCTGGGATCTGAATATCTATACTATTCTTACATATGAGACAACTCACAAGTTGTACAGAGATTTTTGTACCGTCAAAAAATTCGGAACGACATGCGACATAAATACAAGCGATCCTTTTGTCGGATTGCAAGTAGACAAAAGATTAAAAGAAGGCAATCTCACAAAATTGAAAAAGATGTTTCAATGCGACAATACCGATTTCATATATGCAAATATTATCGAAAAGGAGAGGCACTATAAAATCCATCCTTTCGTGATGCCCTATGAAGATCTTTTGCAAAACACAGACACAAATACGAAAGCACTGCTCTATGCTCTCGCAAAACAAGAAAGCAAATTCTATCCAGGAAGCGTCTCCAGGTCTTTTGCTTTGGGGCCGTTGCAGTTTATGCCTTTTTTGGCGAAGGCAACAGCCAAAAAACTGCAGATAAAAAATTTCGACCTTGATATGATGTTTGATGAAAAAGTTGCCGTGCCTTTCGCACTTGACCATATTCGCTACTTGCAAAGATGGCTCGAGAGGAATCCATTACTCATTGCATATGCTTACAATGGAGGATATGGATACACAAAAAGAAAGATATTTCCACTTTTTCGAAAATATGACGCAATGCTGGCAATGGAACTAGTGAGTTATGAAGAGACCAAAGAGTATGGGAAAAAAGTATTAGCGAACTACTACGTCTATCGATATTTGCTGCACAAACCGACTACTGTTCTATCGGCTTTAAAAAAAGCAGCACTTTTTGTCCGTAATCATCAAAAGAGATAG
- the gltX gene encoding glutamate--tRNA ligase: protein MIRFAPSPTGDMHIGNLRVAIFNYIEAKKRNERFLIRIEDTDIERNIEGKDQEILQILDTFGLQYDDVVYQSKNFSFHQNFAYKLLNEGKAFACFCTPQELEKEREQAKKEKRAYRYSGKCENITLDEASQRGEPFVVRIKKPTGTIEFDDIIKGHLAFEPNEVDSFVILRADARPTYNFACAVDDMLYDITLVIRGEDHVSNTPKQIHIRNLLGYDKKIEYAHLPIILNEEGKKMSKRDKASSVKWLLEEGFLPEAIANYLILLGNKTPKEIFTLDEAIAWFDLKNISKAPAKFDIEKLRFINRAHLQMMSEEELEKALGVDEGLGALAKIYLEEASTLKELNTKIDLVLHGKRENETFREEIETLRNLLKSMELPESFDEFKKELMQKSGLKGKKFFKPLRILLTGSEHGPELSELYPAIKNRIKEVIQ from the coding sequence ATGATACGCTTTGCTCCAAGCCCTACAGGAGATATGCATATAGGCAATCTTCGTGTTGCCATTTTTAACTATATCGAAGCGAAAAAACGCAATGAACGATTTTTGATACGTATCGAAGATACCGATATCGAAAGAAATATCGAAGGAAAAGATCAAGAGATTTTGCAAATACTTGATACTTTCGGACTTCAGTACGACGATGTGGTTTATCAAAGCAAAAACTTCTCTTTTCATCAAAATTTTGCATATAAACTGCTCAACGAGGGCAAAGCCTTTGCCTGCTTTTGTACTCCACAAGAGCTTGAAAAAGAGAGAGAGCAGGCAAAAAAGGAAAAAAGAGCCTATAGATACAGTGGAAAATGCGAAAATATCACATTGGATGAAGCGAGTCAAAGAGGTGAACCATTTGTTGTGCGTATCAAAAAACCTACCGGTACGATAGAGTTCGATGATATTATCAAAGGGCATTTGGCTTTCGAACCAAATGAAGTGGATAGCTTTGTCATTTTACGAGCAGATGCAAGACCTACATACAATTTTGCTTGCGCTGTAGACGATATGCTGTATGATATCACCCTCGTCATCCGAGGTGAAGATCATGTAAGCAATACGCCAAAGCAGATCCATATACGAAATCTGCTTGGATACGATAAAAAAATAGAATACGCCCATCTGCCCATCATCCTCAATGAAGAGGGAAAGAAGATGAGCAAACGAGACAAAGCATCCAGTGTCAAATGGCTTTTGGAAGAGGGATTTTTACCTGAAGCGATTGCAAACTACCTCATTTTACTCGGGAACAAAACACCAAAAGAGATCTTTACGTTGGATGAAGCGATTGCATGGTTCGATCTGAAAAATATCTCAAAAGCACCGGCGAAATTTGATATCGAGAAACTCCGATTTATCAACAGAGCACATCTCCAGATGATGAGTGAAGAAGAGCTTGAAAAAGCGCTTGGAGTTGATGAGGGTCTTGGAGCTTTGGCGAAAATCTATCTAGAAGAGGCTAGCACATTAAAAGAGCTCAACACTAAAATCGATTTGGTTTTACACGGAAAAAGAGAAAACGAAACATTCCGGGAGGAGATCGAAACATTGCGAAACCTCCTAAAATCCATGGAACTACCTGAAAGTTTTGACGAATTCAAAAAAGAGCTTATGCAAAAGAGTGGCCTCAAAGGGAAGAAGTTTTTCAAACCTTTGCGTATACTCCTTACAGGCTCGGAGCATGGTCCGGAGCTTTCCGAACTCTATCCGGCAATAAAAAACCGTATAAAAGAGGTGATACAATGA
- a CDS encoding YggT family protein, translated as MIVIGTLLQALAQILHMVINIYIWVVIIAALISWVRPDPYNPIVQTLYRLTEPVYAWIRRYIPTVIGGIDLAPLIVIIALQFIDLFFVRLLMQISMRLGA; from the coding sequence ATGATCGTAATAGGAACACTGTTACAGGCTTTGGCTCAAATATTGCATATGGTGATCAACATCTATATCTGGGTTGTTATCATTGCTGCACTCATCAGCTGGGTTCGTCCCGATCCATACAACCCAATCGTACAGACACTCTATAGACTCACCGAACCAGTCTATGCATGGATCAGACGGTATATCCCTACTGTCATAGGTGGTATCGATCTGGCTCCGCTTATCGTTATCATAGCACTACAGTTTATCGATCTCTTTTTCGTACGACTGCTTATGCAGATTTCTATGAGGCTTGGGGCTTGA
- the metG gene encoding methionine--tRNA ligase has product MKKRYITTPIYYVNDVPHIGHAYTTIIADSAARYFRLNGYDTFFLTGTDEHGQKIEEAAKKRGKTPQEYADEISAKFKALWDEFEISYDKFIRTTNPEHIIGVQKAFEKMYEKGDIYKGEYEGHYCISCEAFFPESQLIDEEFCPDCGKQTSIVKEESYFFKLSKYQDKLLELYRTNDAFVLPKNKKNEVIRFVESGLQDLSITRTSFDWGIKLPKSINDPKHVMYVWLDALLNYITALGYGSDEKLMYYWPADFHLVGKDILRFHAVYWPAFLMSLDLPQPHHIATHGWWTRNGEKMSKSKGNVIDPKKVADAYGLENFRYFLLREVPFGQDGDFSQKALIDRINNDLGNDLGNLLNRIIGMSGKYFDFTVDSKDVQKFHQKELQEIQSIIANLDSLVDEMKWNRYLEEIWKMLHIANKAIDTYAPWAKMKEGKADEAMALVALVSNILAKVALLLHPVMPKTTQKIAEALGFTIDQSSFDTFIHQSNLLDTFTIQKIPPLFPKIEEPLMKEEKKEKAPQKSEEYITIEDFFKVSIKVGTIIEAEDLPKSKKLLKLLVDLGEERPRQIIAGIKEYYTPQELVGKQVCVVANLKPAKLMGHISEGMILAAKDESGLTLVAPNAPKKEGTPVK; this is encoded by the coding sequence ATGAAAAAACGCTATATTACTACACCGATCTATTATGTCAATGATGTGCCGCATATCGGCCATGCCTATACGACGATCATTGCAGATAGCGCGGCAAGATATTTTCGTCTCAACGGATATGACACCTTTTTTCTCACGGGAACCGACGAACATGGACAAAAGATAGAAGAAGCCGCAAAAAAAAGGGGGAAGACACCACAAGAGTATGCCGATGAAATCAGCGCCAAATTCAAAGCGTTGTGGGATGAGTTTGAAATCAGTTACGATAAATTTATACGAACGACAAACCCAGAACATATCATAGGTGTCCAAAAAGCTTTTGAAAAGATGTATGAAAAAGGTGATATCTACAAAGGTGAATACGAGGGGCACTACTGTATCAGCTGTGAAGCGTTCTTTCCCGAATCACAGCTTATCGATGAAGAGTTTTGTCCCGATTGCGGGAAGCAAACGAGCATCGTCAAAGAAGAGAGCTACTTTTTCAAACTCTCTAAATATCAAGATAAGCTGTTGGAACTCTATCGAACCAACGATGCTTTTGTCCTCCCTAAAAACAAGAAGAACGAAGTGATCCGCTTTGTTGAAAGTGGCTTGCAGGATCTCTCCATCACCCGTACCAGTTTTGACTGGGGAATTAAACTCCCAAAATCGATCAACGATCCAAAACATGTCATGTATGTATGGCTTGATGCACTCTTGAATTATATTACAGCCCTGGGATACGGGAGCGATGAGAAACTGATGTACTACTGGCCAGCAGATTTCCATCTTGTCGGAAAAGATATTCTTCGCTTTCATGCGGTGTATTGGCCAGCCTTTTTAATGAGTCTTGATCTACCGCAACCACATCACATCGCAACTCATGGGTGGTGGACGAGAAATGGCGAAAAAATGAGCAAGTCCAAAGGCAACGTCATCGACCCTAAAAAAGTGGCCGATGCCTATGGGCTTGAGAATTTTCGATATTTTTTACTTCGTGAAGTCCCCTTTGGACAAGATGGAGATTTTAGCCAAAAAGCGTTGATTGACAGAATCAATAACGATCTAGGAAACGATCTTGGCAATCTCCTTAATCGAATCATCGGAATGAGTGGAAAATATTTCGATTTCACTGTTGACAGTAAAGATGTCCAGAAGTTCCACCAAAAAGAGTTGCAAGAGATCCAATCCATCATAGCGAACCTGGATTCGCTTGTCGATGAGATGAAATGGAATAGATATCTTGAAGAGATCTGGAAGATGCTCCATATTGCCAATAAAGCGATCGATACCTATGCTCCATGGGCTAAAATGAAAGAGGGCAAAGCAGATGAAGCGATGGCGCTCGTTGCACTTGTCAGCAATATCCTTGCAAAAGTGGCGCTTCTTTTGCATCCAGTTATGCCAAAAACGACTCAAAAGATTGCCGAAGCACTTGGTTTTACAATTGATCAATCGAGCTTTGACACATTTATCCATCAATCCAATCTTCTTGATACATTCACTATCCAAAAAATCCCTCCTCTCTTTCCAAAGATCGAAGAGCCTTTGATGAAAGAGGAGAAAAAAGAAAAAGCTCCTCAAAAGAGTGAGGAATATATCACAATAGAGGACTTTTTCAAAGTTTCCATCAAAGTAGGTACTATCATTGAAGCTGAAGATCTACCAAAAAGCAAAAAGCTTCTTAAACTCCTCGTCGATCTTGGTGAAGAGAGACCAAGACAGATTATTGCAGGTATCAAAGAGTACTATACTCCTCAAGAGTTGGTAGGGAAACAGGTATGTGTAGTAGCCAATCTCAAACCGGCAAAACTTATGGGTCACATAAGCGAAGGAATGATATTGGCCGCAAAAGATGAAAGTGGTTTGACTCTTGTAGCACCAAACGCTCCCAAAAAAGAGGGAACACCTGTGAAATGA
- the mobB gene encoding molybdopterin-guanine dinucleotide biosynthesis protein B: protein MRVAVAFTGPSNSGKTTIIEKVAQKLINTYKVAIVKNDPKDKAQFDTEGKDSYRFFQTGAEVVVTSPTRTTYFSHRRKSIDEIIDMIHDFDILLVEGLKYLPLPRIGVFRGELDPSYFGFIKAVAIDHTIDKSQVPEHLDILDLNDTDQIIQWIFKNAQEV, encoded by the coding sequence TTGAGGGTAGCAGTCGCCTTTACAGGTCCTTCCAATAGCGGTAAAACAACCATAATAGAAAAAGTGGCACAAAAGCTGATCAATACATATAAAGTGGCCATTGTCAAAAACGATCCAAAGGACAAAGCGCAGTTCGATACAGAAGGTAAAGATAGCTACCGTTTTTTTCAAACTGGTGCAGAGGTCGTGGTAACATCTCCAACGAGAACAACCTACTTTTCCCACAGACGAAAAAGTATCGATGAAATCATAGATATGATTCATGACTTCGATATTTTACTTGTGGAAGGACTCAAATATCTCCCCCTTCCTAGAATAGGTGTTTTTCGGGGAGAGCTCGATCCATCCTATTTCGGCTTTATTAAAGCGGTTGCAATAGACCATACCATTGACAAATCCCAAGTCCCTGAACATTTGGATATTTTGGATCTCAATGATACAGATCAGATCATACAGTGGATTTTTAAAAACGCACAAGAGGTATAG
- a CDS encoding APC family permease, whose translation MDKKIGFWEAYSIGVGGMIGGGIFAVLGLTILLAKGAAPISFLFAGIIALITSYSYAKLSIKFPSEGGTVEFLVQGFGNTLFSAYLNTLLLASYIIMLALYSYAFGSYANALFFGHEIALYKKLFIVFVIALFTFLNFLGAYVSGKTEDVMVFLKVGILLFFSVFGFFSGDFSKLSPEHYESIFKILTGGLIIFLAYEGFELIANTAADIEEPEKNLPKAFYASVITTIFIYILVATVAVANLTYEEVQKYSDFALAVAAKPFLGELGFVLIGIAALLSTSSAINATLYGGARVSYLIAKTGGLPKELTKKVWKNGSEGLLILALLSIVFATFFNLENISIAGSLGFLIIFACVNYVNFKLYRETNSNRWISFLGFLLSIVSISVLIGYNYQHNPDNLKSSTLVLIATFLFELIYRSLTKVRLQTFIDPKLEKRVAFLRSHMNYLLPIFKQMKHTFQDLHIYKLPEGTSQINLLFVSNGDHNAIKKEFYKKLNNELKHNSEKFVHIRMQNNKEKIPQDAVRIM comes from the coding sequence ATGGATAAAAAAATTGGCTTTTGGGAAGCCTACTCCATCGGCGTAGGGGGTATGATCGGCGGTGGAATATTCGCCGTTCTCGGGCTCACGATCCTTTTGGCAAAAGGTGCTGCGCCAATCTCTTTTTTATTTGCCGGAATCATTGCTCTCATAACCTCATACTCCTATGCTAAACTCTCCATCAAATTCCCTAGCGAGGGAGGAACGGTCGAGTTCCTTGTTCAAGGATTTGGCAATACTCTTTTTAGTGCCTATCTTAACACCTTGCTCCTTGCAAGCTATATCATTATGTTAGCACTCTACTCCTATGCTTTCGGGAGTTACGCAAATGCTCTCTTTTTTGGACACGAAATAGCACTCTATAAAAAACTGTTTATCGTTTTCGTTATCGCTCTGTTTACTTTTTTAAACTTCCTTGGTGCCTATGTGAGCGGAAAGACAGAAGACGTAATGGTTTTTTTAAAAGTTGGCATTTTGCTTTTTTTCAGTGTTTTTGGTTTTTTTAGCGGTGATTTTTCCAAACTTTCGCCTGAACATTACGAGAGTATTTTCAAAATTTTAACCGGTGGATTGATCATCTTTTTGGCCTATGAAGGATTTGAACTTATCGCTAATACAGCTGCCGATATTGAAGAGCCGGAAAAAAATCTGCCAAAAGCCTTCTATGCTTCTGTTATTACCACCATCTTTATCTACATTCTTGTGGCTACCGTAGCAGTCGCAAACCTTACCTATGAAGAAGTCCAAAAATATAGCGATTTTGCCCTTGCGGTAGCGGCAAAACCTTTTTTGGGAGAACTCGGTTTTGTCCTTATCGGTATTGCAGCGCTTCTTTCTACCTCTTCAGCTATCAATGCGACACTTTACGGCGGTGCAAGAGTGAGCTACCTGATAGCCAAAACAGGAGGCCTGCCTAAGGAACTGACAAAAAAAGTATGGAAAAATGGTAGTGAAGGGCTTCTAATATTAGCACTTCTTTCCATTGTTTTTGCAACCTTTTTCAACCTTGAAAACATCTCGATAGCAGGAAGTCTTGGGTTTTTGATCATTTTTGCATGTGTCAATTATGTCAATTTCAAACTATACCGCGAAACGAACTCAAACCGCTGGATAAGTTTTCTCGGTTTTCTTTTAAGCATAGTTTCCATATCTGTTTTGATAGGATACAACTATCAACACAATCCGGACAATCTCAAATCCTCTACTCTTGTCTTGATAGCCACATTCCTCTTTGAACTCATTTATAGATCATTGACGAAAGTGCGGTTACAAACGTTCATTGATCCCAAATTGGAAAAAAGAGTTGCATTTTTGCGATCGCATATGAACTATCTTTTGCCTATTTTTAAGCAAATGAAACATACATTTCAAGATTTGCATATATACAAACTTCCCGAAGGTACCTCTCAAATCAACCTTCTCTTTGTGAGCAATGGTGATCATAATGCAATAAAAAAAGAGTTTTACAAAAAACTAAATAACGAGTTAAAACACAACAGTGAAAAATTTGTTCACATCCGCATGCAAAACAATAAAGAGAAAATTCCACAAGATGCAGTAAGAATCATGTAG
- the dctP gene encoding TRAP transporter substrate-binding protein: MKRRSFLLAGAVTTAAMMSGCKREEVKEFAIAKKRKITIKLATSWPAHFPIMGEGVEEFAKRVEQASDGEVQIKVFAKNLLVPALQVFDACSAGQIEAFHSGPYYWKGKNSAFSLFGGFPFGFTSTEMNAWMNYGNGLHLWRELYAKYNLYPLLGGNTDVQMGGWFRKEIHTLKDLKGLKMRIPGLGGEVMAKLGINPILLPAGEIFTALDRGTIDATEWVGPALDMKMGFYKVAKYYYSGFHEPGSVLELTFNKKFWESLPKDIHHLIDSLAQELNAKMIYRFQHENAKALTKLKSLGVELKSWPQEIVDAAKKALMLVIHEQSQKSEDFQRVWKDIEPYWMQNRDWTSLGLKRYLEMRDG, from the coding sequence ATGAAAAGAAGATCATTCCTTCTTGCTGGGGCAGTGACAACCGCTGCAATGATGAGCGGATGCAAACGTGAAGAGGTAAAAGAGTTTGCTATTGCAAAAAAAAGGAAGATAACAATAAAACTCGCAACAAGCTGGCCTGCACATTTTCCCATTATGGGTGAAGGTGTAGAGGAGTTTGCAAAAAGAGTCGAACAGGCCAGTGATGGTGAAGTCCAGATTAAAGTCTTTGCCAAAAATCTTTTAGTTCCCGCTTTACAAGTATTTGATGCATGCAGTGCCGGGCAGATTGAGGCTTTCCATTCTGGTCCCTACTACTGGAAGGGTAAAAACAGCGCCTTCAGTCTTTTTGGCGGTTTTCCCTTCGGATTTACCTCTACGGAGATGAATGCATGGATGAATTACGGAAACGGTTTACATCTGTGGCGGGAACTCTATGCAAAATACAATCTCTACCCACTTCTTGGCGGCAATACCGATGTACAGATGGGAGGATGGTTTCGAAAAGAGATTCATACCCTCAAAGATCTTAAAGGTCTTAAAATGCGTATTCCTGGACTTGGTGGAGAAGTGATGGCAAAACTCGGTATCAATCCTATATTATTGCCCGCCGGAGAAATCTTCACAGCCCTCGATCGTGGTACCATCGATGCAACAGAATGGGTAGGTCCAGCGCTTGACATGAAAATGGGCTTTTATAAAGTCGCAAAATATTACTACAGCGGTTTTCATGAGCCTGGCAGTGTACTTGAACTCACATTTAACAAAAAATTTTGGGAATCTTTACCAAAGGATATCCATCATCTCATCGATTCACTTGCGCAAGAACTCAATGCGAAAATGATTTACAGATTTCAGCATGAAAATGCTAAAGCTCTTACAAAACTCAAATCTCTTGGTGTGGAATTGAAGAGTTGGCCACAAGAGATTGTCGATGCTGCCAAAAAAGCGCTGATGCTGGTCATACATGAACAGTCACAAAAAAGTGAAGATTTCCAAAGGGTATGGAAGGATATAGAACCGTACTGGATGCAAAATAGAGATTGGACAAGTTTGGGACTCAAACGATACCTGGAAATGAGAGATGGATAA
- a CDS encoding calcium:proton antiporter codes for MQSDSSSEFWDFVEDYWDIAFGILFGILAYFLHIHHHDVLSAFVSALSIVALSVTVSEVAEILAERLGEPYGSFVLTFSAVAVEIILLFMILTADNSTRALETVKSGIISAVIVDMNVLLGLAVFIGGLAFAEQEHNEDTSSTYTTILFISSIALLVPSLLVYTPHGEQKLLKASIIISIMLFTYYIIIYVFQTKTHSHFFKSTARSRILRLKKRKKIQENEEHEDDYIFEKLPNWANLIVIFSLIFAVGIMAEIFAHDSSHVFQSLGINAGLAGLIIAIISVSPELITAIKAAKNDQIQRVVNIAMGASTVSILLTVPILMGLAYIKGIPFTLNFNALQIGALLLTVILAWKTTDNGETNYIEGVSHLMFFACFAVIAAMY; via the coding sequence TTGCAAAGTGACAGTTCATCGGAATTTTGGGATTTTGTGGAGGATTATTGGGATATTGCATTTGGAATCCTCTTTGGTATTCTTGCCTACTTCTTACATATACATCATCATGACGTTCTTTCCGCTTTTGTATCCGCTCTTTCCATCGTTGCGCTCTCCGTTACCGTTAGCGAGGTCGCTGAGATTTTAGCGGAACGGCTAGGAGAACCCTACGGCAGTTTTGTTCTCACATTTAGTGCGGTTGCCGTGGAGATCATCCTTCTTTTCATGATACTCACTGCCGACAATAGCACAAGAGCACTCGAAACTGTCAAAAGTGGGATCATCTCAGCCGTAATCGTGGATATGAACGTTTTACTTGGGCTTGCCGTTTTTATCGGGGGACTCGCTTTTGCAGAGCAAGAACACAATGAAGACACTTCCAGTACATATACGACGATTCTGTTCATCTCTTCCATCGCACTTTTAGTCCCTAGCCTTTTGGTCTACACGCCACATGGGGAACAGAAACTTCTCAAAGCAAGTATCATCATTTCAATAATGCTTTTTACCTACTACATCATCATTTACGTGTTTCAGACTAAGACCCATTCGCACTTTTTCAAATCTACCGCAAGAAGCAGAATTTTACGTCTGAAAAAAAGGAAAAAGATCCAGGAAAACGAAGAGCATGAAGATGATTATATCTTCGAAAAACTTCCCAACTGGGCAAATCTCATTGTGATTTTTTCCTTAATATTCGCCGTAGGTATAATGGCTGAGATCTTTGCCCACGACTCTTCCCACGTTTTTCAAAGTTTGGGGATCAATGCAGGACTTGCCGGTCTCATCATAGCTATCATCAGTGTTTCTCCGGAACTCATTACCGCTATCAAAGCAGCAAAAAACGATCAGATACAAAGAGTTGTCAATATCGCCATGGGTGCATCTACTGTATCCATTCTATTGACGGTACCGATACTGATGGGTCTAGCCTATATCAAAGGTATCCCTTTTACCCTCAACTTCAACGCATTGCAAATCGGCGCTTTGCTGTTGACGGTTATACTGGCTTGGAAAACGACGGACAACGGTGAAACGAACTACATAGAAGGCGTTTCCCATCTCATGTTTTTTGCCTGTTTTGCAGTGATTGCAGCTATGTATTAA
- a CDS encoding class 1 fructose-bisphosphatase, which translates to MTEIIEAIKESAKRIAKTIQTTDFGYSDSANESGDQQLKLDVQSDLIIEEELSKTSSVRVLASEEKSEPITINERGKYLVGYDPLDGSSLVDVNLSVGSIFGIYENDFHGNSLKAAVYVVYGPRVEMVISTIKAERFILQNGKFLFMEELQLGEKGKLNAPGGTQQYWYPHHKALVEDLFSQGYRLRYSGGMVPDLHQILVKKGGLFSYPGTKDKPRGKLRKVFEVFPFAHVYEKAGGEAINDEGNRLLDLKAEEIHDTTPCFFGSLYEINKVREFYGK; encoded by the coding sequence ATGACAGAAATCATCGAAGCGATAAAAGAGAGTGCAAAACGGATCGCCAAAACGATCCAAACAACAGACTTCGGATATAGTGACAGTGCAAACGAGTCCGGTGACCAACAGCTCAAACTGGATGTCCAAAGCGATCTTATCATTGAAGAGGAGCTGAGCAAGACAAGTTCGGTTCGGGTACTTGCAAGTGAAGAAAAAAGCGAACCTATAACTATCAATGAACGCGGAAAATATCTCGTAGGGTACGACCCCCTCGACGGCAGCAGTCTTGTGGATGTCAACCTGAGTGTAGGATCAATTTTTGGAATCTATGAAAACGATTTTCATGGAAACAGTTTGAAAGCAGCCGTATACGTTGTATATGGTCCAAGGGTGGAGATGGTTATATCCACAATCAAAGCGGAACGATTTATTTTGCAAAACGGGAAATTTCTTTTCATGGAAGAGCTACAACTTGGTGAAAAAGGAAAGCTGAATGCTCCAGGTGGCACCCAACAATACTGGTATCCACATCACAAAGCACTTGTAGAAGATCTCTTTTCCCAAGGATATCGCCTCCGATATTCAGGAGGAATGGTTCCAGACCTGCATCAGATTTTAGTGAAAAAAGGAGGGCTTTTTAGCTATCCTGGAACAAAGGACAAACCGCGAGGGAAACTGAGAAAAGTATTTGAAGTGTTCCCTTTCGCACATGTTTATGAAAAGGCTGGCGGTGAAGCGATCAATGATGAGGGAAATCGCCTGCTAGACCTCAAAGCTGAAGAGATCCATGATACGACCCCCTGCTTTTTCGGTTCGCTATATGAAATCAATAAAGTAAGAGAATTTTATGGAAAATAG